The DNA window GTCCTTTTGCTGGATAAACTGGCACCGGGAGGGCAGATCATCAACACATATGAAATCCAGAACTACCCGGGGTTTGCCTCGGTCAACGGGGCGGATTTGGCGATGCAGGTATTTGAGCATACCCAGGCTCTTGGAATCGAATTCGATTACGCTACTGTGGAAAAAATAGAGATAGAGGACTGCGAAGAAGGCGGCGGTACCGTAAAGACATTGATATGCGGGGAAGG is part of the Anaerotignum faecicola genome and encodes:
- a CDS encoding NAD(P)/FAD-dependent oxidoreductase, with the translated sequence VLLLDKLAPGGQIINTYEIQNYPGFASVNGADLAMQVFEHTQALGIEFDYATVEKIEIEDCEEGGGTVKTLICGEGKSYRALAVILATGTKPRMLHVPNELDFAGKSISWCAICDGAKYRDKSVIVIGGGNSAVEESIYLA